From the genome of Leptolyngbya subtilissima AS-A7, one region includes:
- the cobN gene encoding cobaltochelatase subunit CobN — translation MHRLAATPGGWTPDTEGVIFVEQTPAPLVFLTAADTEIQSLTRASFPADFPALRVANLLQLQQQLAIDTYTDDVLRHAQIIVVRLLGGRAYWPYGLEVVREVAAETGAALIVLPGDDRPAPDLISHSTVPLTVANQLWRYLNEGGVENIANGLMEVCDRILHTTYHPLAPQPIPKVGVYATGQQEKYPVPLSPSPSPMGRGGPERETAKVGLIFYRAHYLAGNTAPIDALCAALAERQLHPVPVFVSSLQDPEVQEDLVALLKPKEGQGIDLLLNTTSFSVAKLDGATPNLDLWETLDVPVLQVILSGGTKAAWESQSLGLSPRDIAMNVALPEVDGRIITRAVSFKSINQRSETLETDVVTYEPVADRIEFVADLAAQWATLRRTPVGDRRIALILANYPNRDGRLANGVGLDTPQSAIEVLHVLKAAGYTLGDIPTDGDDLIRQLTVGMTNDPEGRDFRQVHQSLPLADYRQYFETMPEAVRAGMSARWGIPGGDGKSGEAGEETQNSKLKTQNSKFPISGLQLGNIFIGVQPSRGYDLDPSLNYHSPDLEPTHDYLTFYLWLRYSFGAQAIAHLGKHGNLEWLPGKGVGLSQDCYPEAMFGPTPHLYPFIVNDPGEGSQAKRRAQAVILDHLTPPLTRAELYGPLEKLEGLVDEYYEAQSLDPSRLTLIGDRILTLLNDTHLLDEISPTHPPIHPSTHPPSSPLPTLLPTLDTYLCDLKEAQIRDGLHIFGQCPNGRQLRDLIVAIARHPGPGRQGLTRAIAESWNLDLDPLTADPGEPFTGLEHCRIVGDAIEALEEEASRLVEGLLPQVAARPLPSPLPQGEGPGERGTAIATELHWIQHTLIPALTRTTDEIANLLAGLDGRYVPSGPAGAPTRNRPDVLPTGRNFFSVDIRAIPTESAWDVGRRAAEVLVEQYTQDHGEYPQTLGLSVWGTSTMRTGGDDIAEALALMGVRPVWDGPSRRVVDFEVLPLSAIGRPRVDVTLRISGFFRDAFPNLIDLVDQAVAAVAALEEPPEQNPLAARSRQESAEWQAQGLTAEQAELRSRYRIFGSKPGAYGAGLQGLIESQNWTTDEDLARAYLNWSGYAYGRNAQGHAMPEAFEQRLKHLQVVLHNQDNREHDLLDSDDYYQFQGGMTVAARTLQGQQPATYFGDNAVTAKPKVRSLEAEIAKVYRSRVVNPKWIEGVMRHGYKGAFEMAATVDYLFAYDATARCVADHMYEGVAQAYLLDPTVQAFVQTSNPWALRDMAERLLEANQRGLWATARTEMLDSLRQIANQAEGVLETQQFNRGQPQAE, via the coding sequence ATGCATCGCTTAGCCGCTACCCCCGGCGGCTGGACGCCGGATACTGAAGGCGTTATTTTTGTCGAGCAAACCCCGGCGCCGCTGGTGTTTCTCACCGCCGCCGATACCGAAATTCAAAGTCTGACTCGGGCCAGTTTTCCCGCCGATTTTCCGGCCTTGCGGGTGGCCAACCTGCTTCAGCTTCAGCAGCAGTTGGCGATCGACACCTACACCGACGATGTGCTGCGCCACGCACAGATTATTGTGGTGCGGCTACTGGGGGGGCGCGCCTACTGGCCCTACGGTTTGGAAGTGGTCAGGGAGGTGGCCGCCGAAACCGGGGCCGCCCTGATTGTGCTGCCTGGCGACGATCGCCCCGCCCCGGATCTGATCAGCCATTCGACCGTGCCGCTGACGGTAGCAAACCAGCTCTGGCGCTACCTCAACGAAGGCGGCGTTGAGAATATAGCGAATGGGTTAATGGAGGTGTGCGATCGCATTCTCCACACCACCTACCACCCCCTGGCCCCGCAGCCCATCCCTAAAGTTGGGGTGTATGCCACTGGTCAACAGGAGAAGTACCCCGTCCCCCTCTCCCCTAGCCCCTCTCCCATGGGGAGAGGGGGACCGGAGCGTGAAACTGCCAAGGTAGGCTTGATCTTCTATCGGGCGCATTACCTGGCGGGCAACACTGCCCCTATTGATGCCCTGTGCGCGGCGTTGGCAGAACGGCAGCTACACCCGGTGCCCGTATTTGTATCGTCGCTGCAAGATCCTGAGGTGCAGGAGGATTTGGTCGCTCTGCTCAAGCCCAAAGAAGGACAGGGCATTGACCTACTGCTAAATACCACCAGCTTTTCGGTAGCGAAACTAGACGGCGCTACCCCCAATTTGGATCTGTGGGAAACCTTGGACGTGCCAGTGCTGCAAGTGATTCTCAGCGGCGGTACCAAAGCCGCCTGGGAAAGTCAAAGCCTGGGACTCTCACCCCGCGACATTGCCATGAATGTGGCTCTGCCCGAAGTTGATGGGCGCATCATTACCCGCGCTGTTTCGTTTAAATCGATTAACCAGCGCAGCGAAACGCTAGAAACGGACGTGGTCACCTACGAGCCGGTAGCTGACCGTATAGAATTTGTTGCTGACTTGGCCGCTCAGTGGGCCACCCTACGCCGCACCCCTGTGGGCGATCGCCGCATCGCCCTGATTCTCGCCAACTACCCCAACCGCGATGGTCGCCTTGCCAACGGCGTCGGCCTCGATACGCCCCAGAGTGCGATCGAAGTTCTCCACGTCCTCAAGGCGGCGGGCTACACTCTGGGCGACATCCCCACCGATGGCGACGACCTGATTCGCCAGCTCACCGTCGGGATGACCAACGACCCCGAAGGCCGGGATTTTCGCCAAGTTCACCAGTCTCTTCCCCTCGCTGACTACCGCCAGTATTTTGAAACCATGCCGGAAGCGGTGCGCGCTGGCATGAGCGCTCGTTGGGGCATTCCAGGGGGAGATGGAAAAAGTGGGGAGGCCGGGGAAGAAACTCAAAACTCAAAACTCAAAACTCAAAACTCGAAATTCCCCATTTCCGGCCTCCAACTCGGCAACATCTTCATTGGTGTTCAGCCGAGCCGAGGCTACGACCTTGATCCCTCCCTCAACTACCACTCCCCCGATCTAGAGCCGACCCACGACTACCTGACCTTTTATCTCTGGCTGAGGTATAGCTTTGGGGCGCAGGCGATCGCTCACCTGGGCAAGCACGGCAACTTAGAATGGCTGCCCGGCAAGGGTGTCGGCCTGTCGCAGGACTGCTACCCCGAAGCCATGTTTGGCCCCACGCCCCACCTGTACCCCTTTATCGTCAATGACCCTGGCGAAGGCTCCCAGGCGAAGCGCCGCGCCCAGGCAGTAATTCTCGACCACCTGACGCCACCGCTGACCCGCGCCGAACTCTATGGTCCCCTCGAAAAGCTAGAGGGTCTGGTGGATGAATACTACGAAGCCCAGAGCTTGGATCCGAGCCGGTTGACCTTGATTGGCGATCGCATCCTCACCCTGCTCAACGACACCCACTTACTCGACGAAATCTCCCCCACCCACCCACCCATCCACCCATCCACCCACCCACCCTCCTCCCCACTCCCCACCCTCCTCCCCACCCTCGACACCTACCTCTGCGATCTCAAAGAAGCCCAGATCCGCGACGGTCTCCATATCTTTGGCCAGTGCCCCAATGGCCGACAGCTACGAGATTTGATTGTGGCGATCGCTCGCCACCCCGGTCCTGGCCGACAGGGATTGACGCGGGCGATCGCAGAATCCTGGAACCTTGACCTTGACCCCCTTACCGCTGATCCTGGAGAACCTTTTACCGGGTTGGAGCACTGTCGGATTGTGGGGGATGCGATTGAGGCCTTAGAAGAGGAAGCTTCTCGTCTGGTGGAAGGGTTGCTGCCGCAAGTTGCTGCCCGCCCTCTCCCTAGCCCTCTCCCCCAGGGAGAGGGGCCGGGGGAGAGGGGAACAGCCATCGCCACCGAACTTCATTGGATCCAGCACACCCTCATTCCTGCCTTGACCCGCACCACCGACGAGATCGCCAATCTGCTGGCGGGTCTCGACGGTCGCTACGTGCCCAGCGGCCCCGCTGGAGCGCCCACCCGCAATCGCCCCGACGTGCTGCCCACGGGCCGCAATTTCTTCTCGGTGGATATTCGCGCCATCCCTACCGAGAGCGCTTGGGATGTGGGGCGGCGGGCGGCGGAAGTGCTGGTGGAGCAGTACACCCAAGACCACGGCGAGTACCCCCAAACCTTAGGCCTATCGGTGTGGGGCACCTCTACCATGCGTACCGGCGGGGACGACATTGCCGAAGCTCTGGCTCTGATGGGGGTGCGCCCGGTGTGGGATGGTCCCTCGCGGCGGGTAGTCGATTTTGAGGTGCTGCCGCTGTCGGCGATCGGGCGGCCGCGGGTGGATGTCACCCTGCGGATTTCGGGCTTCTTTCGCGATGCCTTCCCCAACTTGATTGACCTGGTAGACCAGGCGGTGGCGGCGGTGGCGGCTCTGGAGGAACCACCGGAACAAAATCCTTTGGCGGCGCGATCGCGGCAGGAGAGTGCCGAGTGGCAGGCCCAGGGACTGACGGCCGAGCAGGCCGAGCTACGATCGCGCTACCGCATTTTTGGCTCTAAGCCGGGGGCCTACGGAGCTGGGTTGCAAGGGCTAATCGAATCGCAAAACTGGACCACTGACGAAGATCTGGCCCGTGCCTACCTGAACTGGAGCGGCTACGCCTATGGTCGCAATGCCCAAGGCCACGCCATGCCCGAAGCTTTTGAGCAGCGGCTCAAGCACCTGCAAGTGGTGCTCCATAACCAGGATAACCGCGAGCACGATCTGCTCGACTCTGACGACTACTACCAGTTTCAGGGGGGCATGACGGTGGCGGCGAGAACCCTTCAAGGGCAGCAGCCAGCCACCTACTTTGGCGATAATGCGGTGACGGCCAAGCCCAAGGTGCGATCGCTCGAAGCTGAGATTGCCAAGGTCTACCGCTCCCGCGTGGTCAACCCTAAGTGGATCGAGGGCGTCATGCGCCACGGTTACAAAGGAGCCTTTGAGATGGCCGCCACCGTCGACTACCTGTTTGCCTACGACGCCACCGCCCGCTGCGTCGCCGACCACATGTATGAGGGCGTGGCCCAGGCCTACCTGCTTGACCCCACAGTGCAGGCCTTTGTGCAAACCTCAAACCCCTGGGCGCTGCGCGATATGGCCGAGCGCCTGCTCGAAGCCAACCAGCGAGGGCTGTGGGCTACGGCCCGCACCGAGATGCTGGATAGCCTGCGGCAGATCGCCAACCAGGCGGAAGGAGTATTAGAAACCCAGCAGTTCAATCGAGGTCAGCCCCAGGCAGAGTAA
- the wecB gene encoding non-hydrolyzing UDP-N-acetylglucosamine 2-epimerase has product MVPPFQVCIVLGTRPEAIKLAPVIQCFRQCPDFDTQVLLTGQHREMVDQVMALFNLSADQDLAIMQPRQTLTDITCRSLQGLEALFQESRPDIVLVQGDTTTAFAAALAAFYQKIPVGHVEAGLRTDNIYNPFPEEANRRLVSQITQLHFAPTALSVQHLERSGVTGNLHQTGNTVIDALLSVADRRPDCEVPGLDWNRHRVILSTVHRRENWGAPLGAIAKGFLKVLERFPDTALLLPLHRNPTVRDPLQAALGDHPRAFLTEPLDYTQLVGAIQRCYLVMTDSGGLQEEAPSLGKPVLVLRDNTERPEAVMAGTAKLIGTDADRMLAEAETLLLNPEAYQTMAEAINPFGDGQASQRILEITRAYLQQTTATVRQPLAC; this is encoded by the coding sequence ATGGTTCCACCGTTTCAAGTCTGCATTGTGTTGGGCACTCGCCCTGAGGCGATTAAACTTGCGCCGGTGATTCAATGTTTTCGTCAGTGCCCCGACTTTGACACCCAAGTGCTGCTCACCGGTCAGCATCGGGAGATGGTGGATCAGGTCATGGCGCTATTTAACCTGAGCGCTGATCAAGATTTAGCGATTATGCAGCCCCGCCAAACTCTAACCGACATTACCTGTCGCAGCCTTCAGGGGTTAGAGGCCCTCTTTCAAGAGAGTCGCCCCGATATTGTGCTGGTGCAGGGCGATACGACGACGGCCTTTGCTGCGGCCCTGGCGGCCTTTTATCAAAAGATTCCGGTGGGCCATGTCGAGGCGGGTCTGCGCACCGACAACATCTATAACCCCTTCCCTGAGGAGGCCAACCGACGGCTGGTTTCCCAAATTACCCAGCTGCACTTTGCGCCCACGGCTCTATCGGTGCAGCACTTAGAGCGATCGGGGGTAACCGGCAATCTGCACCAGACCGGCAACACCGTGATCGACGCCCTGCTGTCGGTGGCCGATCGCCGTCCCGATTGCGAGGTGCCGGGGCTAGACTGGAACCGCCACCGGGTAATTTTATCGACGGTGCATCGGCGCGAAAACTGGGGCGCACCTCTGGGAGCGATCGCCAAGGGGTTTCTCAAAGTGCTTGAACGGTTTCCCGACACCGCCCTGCTGCTGCCCCTGCACCGCAACCCCACGGTGCGAGACCCGCTCCAGGCCGCCCTTGGCGATCATCCCCGCGCCTTTTTGACTGAGCCCCTCGACTACACCCAGCTGGTGGGCGCGATTCAGCGGTGCTATCTGGTGATGACTGACTCGGGCGGATTGCAGGAGGAAGCCCCCAGCCTGGGTAAACCGGTGCTGGTGCTGCGCGATAACACCGAACGCCCCGAAGCCGTGATGGCCGGCACCGCTAAGCTAATTGGCACCGACGCCGATCGCATGCTGGCGGAGGCTGAGACGCTACTGCTGAACCCCGAGGCCTACCAGACCATGGCCGAGGCGATCAACCCCTTTGGCGACGGCCAGGCTTCCCAGCGGATTCTTGAGATTACGCGGGCCTACCTGCAACAAACTACAGCGACAGTTCGGCAGCCCCTAGCGTGCTAG
- a CDS encoding PAS domain-containing protein, whose amino-acid sequence MTGQLANQILWVGENSAALGCDRPACQLGLVALNQVDAALAYLAAGHQVDGILLNLAGSATAGLAPLEVLQAQAPDVPVIVLVNPNQAALGLEAVWAGAEDYLVWEQTAAEIGRALDCALARRRRPRSGSATGAGGNLGGQMQLDAERRRAEALLTTRIRQQATLLTSAERIGNMGSWALDLNTNHLVWSVGTYRLFGLRPEEPIESFERFIEWVLPEDRLELLNNHAQAGRLSGTLEVTYRIRRPDGDVRWLSDRGNIEVDAEGQPYRQLGTVIDVTAQKTAEVTLRASEERFRLVSKATNDAIWDWDLLADITWRGEGYKTLFGYGKDDLGTSYDWWHSRLHPDDRQRLLASVQTVLEGDATIWTDEYRFRCHDGRYAYVMDRGYVIRNEQGQAIRMIGGMLNLTEQKNLEAQLLQSQKMEAIGQLTGGVAHDFNNLLTVILGNAELLVELLDTQPRLRSLADMISGAAQRGADLTQRLLVFARRQILDPKPVDVNQLIGRMDAMLRRTLGEQVEVRCSYDVQLGSALVDASQLENALLNLCLNARDAMNGVGRLTLTTAQTCIISPGDKFQGDFSPGDYVVVAVSDNGVGMGPELLSQVFEPFFTTKARGKGTGLGLSMVYGFVRQSNGYVTIDSEPGAGTTVRLYLPRYHHGSNPVLESSHAPETSLPWPDAYPGGSELILLVEDNALVRAHAQQQLESLGYRVLAAENGPAALELLHQWPEIDLLFTDVIMPGGMTGCDLAAAAHRLQPQLRVLYTSGYTENALIHQGAQEPGILLLAKPYQRAELARHVRQALAKG is encoded by the coding sequence ATGACCGGGCAGCTGGCCAATCAGATTCTTTGGGTAGGAGAGAATTCAGCAGCATTGGGGTGCGATCGCCCTGCATGCCAACTGGGGCTAGTTGCCCTAAACCAGGTCGATGCCGCCCTAGCTTACCTCGCTGCTGGCCATCAAGTTGACGGCATTTTGCTAAATTTGGCTGGCTCAGCCACAGCGGGGCTGGCTCCGCTAGAGGTGCTTCAGGCACAAGCACCCGACGTGCCGGTAATTGTGCTGGTTAACCCAAACCAGGCGGCCTTAGGGTTAGAGGCCGTCTGGGCTGGAGCCGAGGATTACCTAGTTTGGGAACAGACCGCCGCCGAAATTGGCCGGGCCCTAGACTGTGCCCTGGCACGCCGCCGCAGGCCGCGATCGGGGTCGGCGACAGGGGCGGGGGGCAACCTTGGCGGACAGATGCAGCTTGACGCTGAACGCCGCCGGGCCGAGGCGCTGTTGACCACACGTATTCGTCAGCAGGCCACTTTACTTACCAGCGCCGAACGCATTGGCAACATGGGCAGTTGGGCCCTCGACTTGAACACCAACCACCTAGTCTGGTCGGTGGGCACCTATCGCCTGTTTGGCCTGCGTCCTGAGGAGCCCATTGAGAGCTTTGAACGGTTCATCGAGTGGGTGCTGCCCGAAGATCGGCTGGAACTGCTGAACAACCATGCTCAGGCCGGTCGGTTGAGCGGAACTTTGGAGGTCACCTACCGCATTCGTCGCCCCGATGGGGATGTGCGCTGGCTGTCGGATCGGGGCAACATCGAAGTGGACGCCGAGGGACAACCCTACCGGCAGCTGGGCACGGTAATCGACGTGACCGCCCAGAAGACGGCTGAGGTCACTCTGCGGGCCAGTGAAGAACGGTTTCGACTGGTCTCGAAGGCCACCAACGACGCCATTTGGGATTGGGATTTGCTTGCCGATATCACCTGGCGAGGGGAGGGGTATAAAACTCTGTTTGGCTATGGCAAAGATGACCTTGGGACCTCTTACGACTGGTGGCACAGCCGCCTGCACCCCGACGATCGCCAGCGGCTTCTGGCCTCAGTGCAGACGGTCCTAGAGGGAGACGCCACCATCTGGACGGATGAGTATCGATTTCGCTGCCACGATGGCCGCTATGCCTACGTCATGGATCGCGGCTATGTGATTCGCAATGAGCAGGGGCAGGCAATTCGGATGATTGGCGGCATGCTCAACCTAACTGAGCAAAAGAACCTAGAGGCGCAGCTGCTGCAAAGCCAAAAAATGGAGGCCATTGGCCAGCTAACCGGCGGAGTTGCCCATGACTTTAACAACCTGCTGACGGTGATTTTGGGCAACGCCGAGCTGCTGGTCGAACTACTCGACACCCAGCCCCGGCTGCGATCGCTGGCCGATATGATCAGCGGGGCGGCCCAGCGGGGAGCCGACCTTACCCAGCGCCTGCTGGTCTTTGCCCGCCGCCAAATCCTTGACCCCAAGCCCGTTGATGTCAACCAGCTGATTGGCCGTATGGATGCAATGCTGCGCCGCACCTTGGGAGAACAGGTCGAGGTGCGCTGTAGCTATGACGTTCAGCTGGGGTCTGCTCTAGTCGATGCCAGCCAGCTAGAGAACGCCCTGCTCAACCTCTGCCTCAATGCCCGCGATGCCATGAACGGCGTGGGCCGCCTCACCCTCACGACCGCCCAGACCTGCATCATCTCGCCCGGCGACAAGTTCCAGGGCGACTTCTCCCCAGGCGACTATGTTGTAGTTGCCGTGTCGGACAATGGGGTAGGCATGGGGCCAGAGCTGCTGAGCCAGGTTTTTGAGCCATTTTTTACCACTAAGGCCAGGGGCAAAGGCACCGGGCTAGGACTGAGCATGGTCTATGGCTTTGTCCGCCAGTCCAACGGCTACGTCACCATTGACTCCGAGCCGGGCGCAGGAACCACCGTGCGACTATACCTGCCCCGATACCATCATGGCTCTAACCCGGTTTTAGAGAGTTCTCATGCCCCAGAGACTTCCCTTCCATGGCCAGATGCTTATCCTGGTGGCTCAGAGCTAATTTTGCTCGTTGAAGACAACGCTTTGGTGCGCGCTCACGCCCAGCAGCAGCTTGAGAGTCTGGGGTACCGGGTATTGGCGGCTGAAAATGGCCCAGCGGCCCTAGAGCTGCTGCATCAATGGCCTGAAATCGATCTGCTGTTTACCGATGTGATCATGCCCGGCGGCATGACGGGCTGTGACCTCGCAGCTGCGGCTCACCGGCTGCAGCCGCAGCTGCGAGTCCTCTATACTTCTGGCTATACCGAAAATGCCCTAATTCACCAGGGGGCGCAAGAACCTGGAATTTTACTGCTAGCCAAGCCCTACCAGCGAGCTGAGCTGGCCCGTCATGTTCGTCAAGCCCTTGCCAAAGGTTAA
- a CDS encoding hybrid sensor histidine kinase/response regulator, whose translation MTFRLPRPSTRWARGLTLAGFVGVFLADMVTPLGFAHGMLYMPWVVVAGLSRNSRWVVGATVAGVGLTAAGFLVSPSNLTGAALAYAIANRLVAALATATTGGLTLAILQYVHRVKETQRLLSEAYDTLRSQQTLLQIASEIGHLGGWLVRLDTHVAVWSEEVCRIHEVEPGFAPTVAQGIEFYAPEYRDRITAVFAACVETGLPFDEELQIITARQRRLWVRSIGQPVRNEQGAIVAVQGAFQDITSQKLAEASLERSEQRFRQLADAMPLIVWTADPNGTVDYASHALRVYTGIYDPDTPPSQIWMTLLHPDDVDLCLTVWTAAVQSASPYRVELRTRRYDGDYRWHLVQAVPIRDEAEQIVKWYGTAIEIHDQKQLEQEARQIADRLNTTLESITDCFFTLDRQWNFTFINRQAEQLLQRERADLLGKYAWDEFPEASGSVFQQQYEKAVNEGQSVEFREFYAPLNVWLDVRAYPSQEGLAVYFQDVTDRIALEERLHQSQRLESIGQLTGGIAHDFNNLLTVILGNAELLGEMLEADPHLHPLAQMIGSAAQRGAELTQRLLSFARRQALDPKPVDVNQLMTATNGLLRRTLGEHIDINIVAEANLWPALVDPAQLENALLNLCLNARDAMVQGGQLTLETANIYLSQDYASQHVEVMSGHYVMVSVSDTGVGIDPKHLERVFEPFFTTKEQGKGTGLGLSMVYGFIKQSGGHIKIYSELGHGTTIRMYLPRFWGDVQPSLPAPEGVVVGHSELILLVEDNELVRRYAHDQLVDLGYRVLVATSGPAALAMLYQQDNIDLLFTDVVMPGGMSGRELADLAQQIRPGLRVLYTSGYSENAIVHQGRLDTGIQLLSKPYGRTELSRKIREALTSPCH comes from the coding sequence ATGACGTTTCGGCTGCCTCGACCCTCGACCCGCTGGGCTCGGGGATTGACCCTCGCCGGTTTTGTGGGGGTGTTCCTAGCCGATATGGTGACGCCCCTGGGGTTTGCCCATGGCATGTTGTATATGCCGTGGGTAGTGGTGGCGGGGCTGTCTCGCAATAGCCGGTGGGTTGTGGGAGCAACCGTGGCCGGTGTGGGGCTAACGGCGGCGGGCTTTCTTGTGTCACCCTCGAATCTGACCGGGGCGGCTCTGGCCTACGCGATCGCCAATCGACTGGTGGCAGCTCTAGCAACCGCCACCACCGGTGGGCTCACCCTGGCGATTTTGCAATACGTTCACCGGGTGAAAGAGACCCAGCGGTTGCTCAGCGAGGCCTACGACACCCTGCGGTCGCAGCAGACTTTACTGCAAATTGCTAGCGAGATTGGCCATCTGGGCGGCTGGCTGGTGCGCCTGGATACCCATGTAGCGGTCTGGTCTGAGGAAGTGTGTCGCATCCACGAGGTCGAGCCGGGCTTCGCCCCCACGGTGGCTCAGGGCATTGAGTTTTATGCCCCTGAGTACCGCGATCGCATTACCGCTGTCTTTGCCGCCTGCGTCGAGACTGGCTTGCCCTTTGACGAAGAGCTGCAAATTATTACGGCCCGCCAGCGCCGGCTGTGGGTGCGCTCTATTGGCCAGCCCGTGCGCAACGAGCAGGGAGCTATCGTGGCCGTGCAGGGGGCCTTTCAAGACATTACCTCGCAAAAGCTGGCCGAAGCGTCTTTAGAGCGCAGCGAGCAGCGGTTTCGCCAGCTGGCCGACGCCATGCCCCTGATCGTGTGGACTGCCGACCCCAACGGCACCGTCGACTACGCTAGCCACGCCCTAAGGGTCTACACCGGCATCTATGACCCTGATACGCCCCCGAGCCAGATCTGGATGACCCTGCTGCACCCTGACGACGTTGACCTCTGCTTGACTGTGTGGACGGCGGCGGTGCAGTCTGCCAGCCCCTACCGGGTTGAGCTTCGGACGCGGCGCTACGACGGCGACTACCGCTGGCATCTGGTGCAGGCGGTGCCCATTCGTGACGAAGCCGAGCAAATTGTTAAGTGGTACGGCACTGCGATCGAAATTCACGACCAAAAGCAGCTCGAACAGGAGGCCCGCCAGATCGCCGATCGCCTCAACACCACCCTGGAAAGCATTACCGACTGCTTTTTTACCCTCGATCGCCAGTGGAACTTTACCTTTATCAACCGACAGGCCGAACAACTCTTGCAGCGTGAGCGGGCCGATCTACTGGGCAAATATGCGTGGGATGAGTTTCCAGAAGCGAGCGGCAGTGTCTTTCAGCAGCAGTATGAAAAAGCGGTAAATGAGGGGCAATCGGTCGAGTTTCGAGAGTTTTATGCCCCCTTAAACGTCTGGTTAGATGTACGAGCCTATCCATCCCAGGAGGGCCTGGCGGTGTATTTTCAAGATGTGACCGATCGCATAGCCCTTGAAGAGCGTCTGCACCAATCGCAGCGCCTAGAATCCATAGGGCAGCTGACCGGGGGCATTGCCCACGACTTCAACAATCTGCTCACCGTCATTTTGGGCAACGCTGAGCTACTGGGCGAAATGCTTGAAGCTGACCCTCACCTGCACCCCCTGGCGCAGATGATTGGCAGCGCCGCCCAGCGGGGGGCCGAACTCACCCAGCGGCTATTGTCCTTTGCCCGTCGCCAGGCCCTTGACCCCAAGCCCGTTGATGTCAATCAGCTGATGACCGCTACGAATGGGCTGCTGCGCCGCACCCTGGGCGAGCACATCGACATCAACATCGTGGCAGAGGCCAATCTGTGGCCCGCCCTGGTCGACCCGGCCCAGCTAGAAAACGCCCTGCTCAACCTCTGCCTCAACGCCCGCGATGCGATGGTTCAGGGGGGCCAGCTCACCCTTGAAACCGCCAACATATACCTCAGTCAGGACTACGCCAGCCAGCACGTGGAGGTGATGTCGGGGCATTACGTCATGGTGTCGGTGTCGGATACGGGCGTGGGCATTGATCCCAAGCATCTAGAGCGGGTATTTGAGCCCTTCTTTACTACCAAAGAACAGGGCAAGGGCACCGGCTTGGGCCTGAGCATGGTCTATGGCTTCATCAAGCAGTCGGGGGGCCACATCAAGATCTATTCCGAGCTGGGCCACGGCACCACCATCCGAATGTATCTACCCCGATTTTGGGGTGATGTTCAGCCCTCCCTGCCTGCCCCAGAGGGAGTGGTGGTCGGTCACTCAGAGCTGATTTTGCTGGTGGAAGACAACGAGCTAGTGCGCCGCTACGCCCACGACCAGCTGGTTGATCTAGGCTACCGAGTGCTGGTGGCCACCAGCGGTCCGGCAGCTCTGGCCATGCTCTACCAGCAAGACAACATTGACCTGCTGTTTACCGACGTGGTGATGCCCGGCGGTATGAGTGGGCGCGAACTGGCTGACTTGGCCCAGCAGATCAGGCCGGGGCTGCGGGTGCTCTACACCTCGGGCTATAGCGAAAATGCTATTGTCCATCAAGGTCGGTTGGATACGGGTATACAGCTGCTCAGCAAGCCCTACGGCCGCACCGAACTCTCGCGAAAAATTCGAGAGGCGCTGACTTCTCCCTGTCACTGA